From Mycobacterium sp. HUMS_12744610, one genomic window encodes:
- a CDS encoding metallophosphoesterase family protein — MRLLVLADTEPDWTSIPHAITTHHADTLITAGDLNHTWLNNAHITDAPVPTIGIHGNHDTTPYLATLNITNLHLTPTTINATTFIGLEGCVRYKRRGHDVLYTQQEYAEMIADMPAADVLVTHCPPAGINDHPDPAHVGIIALRDWIDTHKPALLIHGHTYPETPLRQYRSTRVEYVRGAALVSL, encoded by the coding sequence ATGCGACTCCTCGTCCTCGCCGACACCGAACCCGACTGGACCTCCATCCCCCACGCCATCACCACCCACCACGCCGACACCCTCATCACCGCAGGAGACCTCAACCACACCTGGCTCAACAACGCCCACATCACCGACGCACCCGTACCCACCATCGGCATCCACGGCAACCACGACACCACCCCCTACCTAGCCACCCTCAACATCACCAACCTCCACCTCACCCCCACCACCATCAACGCCACAACGTTCATCGGCCTGGAGGGCTGCGTGCGCTATAAACGCCGTGGCCACGACGTTCTCTATACCCAGCAGGAGTATGCGGAGATGATTGCCGACATGCCCGCTGCTGACGTCCTCGTCACCCACTGCCCGCCAGCGGGCATCAACGACCACCCCGACCCTGCCCACGTCGGCATCATTGCCCTTCGCGACTGGATCGACACGCACAAACCGGCGCTACTGATCCACGGCCACACCTACCCGGAAACCCCTCTACGCCAGTACCGCTCTACTCGGGTGGAATATGTCCGCGGCGCGGCGCTCGTGTCGCTCTAG